One window of Triticum dicoccoides isolate Atlit2015 ecotype Zavitan chromosome 5A, WEW_v2.0, whole genome shotgun sequence genomic DNA carries:
- the LOC119300912 gene encoding glutathione transferase GST 23-like codes for MDDHQEEAPEKVKLFGMWASPYVLKVKWALSIKGVEYEYVEEDLRNKSDDLLEHNPVHKKVPVLLYRGKPVAESDVIVEFVDEAWSYRGGRILPDDPHERAMARFWMRFVHDKLSPPIWKWFTAAPGEGQKAALGAAVEQLQVLEDLLALGGKDFFAGESVGLVDLSLGALAYVIPMYEEIIGVRMVTEERFPSLSAWMGRFLDSPPVKDHPPPVERLKPRYRAMREAFLNMG; via the exons ATGGATGATCATCAAGAGGAAGCGCCGGAGAAGGTGAAGCTTTTCGGCATGTGGGCGAGCCCCTACGTcctcaaggtaaaatgggctctcagCATCAAGGGCGTGGAGTACGAGTACGTGGAGGAGGACCTGAGGAACAAGAGCGACGACCTCCTGGAGCACAACCCCGTGCACAAGAAGGTCCCCGTGCTGCTCTACCGCGGCAAACCGGTGGCGGAGTCCGACGTCATCGTCGAGTTCGTCGACGAGGCGTGGAGCTACCGCGGCGGCCGCATCCTCCCCGACGACCCCCACGAGCGCGCCATGGCCCGCTTCTGGATGAGGTTCGTGCACGACAAG CTCTCGCCGCCGATCTGGAAGTGGTTCACGGCGGCGCCAGGCGAGGGCCAGAAGGCCGCGCTGGGGGCCGCCGTGGAGCAGCTGCAGGTCCTGGAGGACTTGCTCGCCCTCGGCGGCAAGGATTTCTTCGCCGGGGAGAGCGTCGGGCTCGTCGACCTGTCGCTCGGCGCGTTGGCGTACGTGATCCCGATGTACGAGGAGATCATCGGCGTGAGGATGGTCACCGAGGAGAGGTTCCCGTCTCTGTCGGCGTGGATGGGGCGGTTCTTGGACTCGCCGCCGGTGAAGGATCACCCGCCGCCAGTGGAGAGGCTGAAACCCAGGTACCGAGCCATGCGCGAAGCCTTTCTGAACATGGGCTAG